The following are encoded in a window of Methanomassiliicoccales archaeon genomic DNA:
- a CDS encoding ParB/RepB/Spo0J family partition protein: protein MITHKSTAATEEESLERFYNTVAKYGHTKDEFTILSIKKDGRGTWTISYERARKPSTELPNAQLCDACRAWNPNKGCSEGSRPGTCGHSITISTAATSEKKPIISAPAPAPPPTVDQVPVELPLSAIVISGRNPRKHFDKDRLHDLEESIRAHGVVQPIVVRRKGSKYELIIGERRVLAARDAGLQKIPVIVREFSDAQLLEVMLVENLQREDLDPIEEAEAIRQLLEDGHLTQTELGRRLGKSQDWISLRLRLLECPEELRSLVTRRLVEPSAAADVLGKRDDPAFPTLIQALREEAEQHGKVTQARTRELIKGTIPTAPSPPIVKESEPAEDKEADSEAELVEKERLAQIDSRSESYENSYEKPEPASAMPPRESVLPTELPTDLPTECHVLSCGEQTEPGGHWCSEHLTPESRKPKETAEEPDPNERRIVTRAQYALQGRRLFLNPGDERPPKFEELPEVL, encoded by the coding sequence ATGATCACGCACAAAAGCACGGCCGCCACCGAGGAGGAATCGCTCGAACGGTTCTATAACACGGTCGCAAAGTACGGGCACACGAAAGACGAGTTCACCATCCTTAGCATAAAGAAGGACGGCCGGGGCACGTGGACCATCTCGTACGAGCGTGCGCGGAAGCCCTCCACCGAATTGCCGAACGCGCAACTCTGCGATGCATGCCGGGCCTGGAATCCCAATAAGGGGTGTTCGGAAGGCAGCCGCCCAGGGACCTGCGGGCACAGCATCACTATCAGCACTGCGGCGACGTCGGAGAAGAAGCCGATCATCTCAGCGCCGGCGCCCGCACCACCGCCGACCGTGGATCAAGTCCCGGTCGAGCTCCCCCTGTCGGCGATCGTGATCAGCGGCCGCAACCCGAGGAAGCACTTCGACAAGGACAGGCTGCATGACCTGGAGGAGTCGATCAGGGCGCATGGCGTCGTTCAGCCGATAGTGGTCAGGAGGAAGGGCTCGAAGTACGAGCTCATCATCGGCGAGCGGCGCGTCCTAGCCGCTAGGGATGCCGGCCTGCAGAAGATCCCGGTCATCGTCCGCGAGTTCTCCGACGCGCAGCTGCTCGAGGTGATGCTGGTCGAGAACCTGCAGCGCGAGGACCTTGATCCGATCGAGGAGGCGGAGGCGATCAGGCAATTGTTGGAGGATGGTCATCTCACGCAGACGGAGCTCGGAAGGCGTCTCGGCAAGAGCCAGGATTGGATCTCCCTTCGGCTTCGCCTCTTAGAATGCCCCGAGGAGCTGCGTTCCCTCGTTACGAGGCGCCTCGTAGAGCCTTCGGCCGCGGCCGACGTCTTGGGCAAGCGCGACGATCCCGCCTTCCCGACCCTCATTCAGGCACTGCGAGAGGAGGCTGAACAGCACGGCAAGGTAACGCAAGCAAGGACCCGGGAGCTGATCAAGGGAACGATCCCGACAGCGCCATCGCCCCCTATAGTGAAGGAGTCCGAGCCTGCGGAGGACAAGGAGGCCGACTCAGAAGCGGAGCTAGTTGAGAAGGAGAGGCTGGCCCAGATCGACAGCAGATCTGAATCATATGAAAATTCATATGAAAAGCCCGAGCCAGCATCCGCGATGCCTCCCAGGGAGTCAGTCTTACCTACTGAGTTACCTACGGACCTACCTACCGAGTGCCATGTCCTCAGCTGCGGCGAACAGACCGAGCCCGGCGGCCATTGGTGCTCCGAGCATCTGACGCCGGAGAGCAGGAAGCCCAAGGAGACGGCCGAAGAACCCGACCCCAACGAACGCCGCATCGTCACGCGAGCGCAGTATGCCCTGCAAGGCCGGAGGCTCTTCCTGAATCCAGGCGATGAGAGGCCACCGAAGTTCGAGGAACTGCCGGAGGTGCTCTGA
- a CDS encoding ATP-binding protein: MVIFAIDLVTPLGLGVSMLYIAPVLIVSRLGRLRPLLAVCVLSSSMVITAFFFKSATFPNAVLIAEVNRAVILGAIWVTAELSYTAERASARLLETKSELLRTSEDLRGRVEVRSRKLREVVAQLTQAKAELEQRVAERTADLTNANAALSEQRERLAITLASMGDGVIATDDAKRVTLMNGVAESLTGWKAEEAMGVDIAEVLVLVDSRRRDKVANPMVEVLASGQNVELASDVLLLARDGREVPIADSAAPVRDGGGAVVGTVFVFRDMTQQLRRNEEMERASRLDSIGLLAGGIAHDFNNLLTVIEGNLALSRLAGHPARAQERISEAERAAERARSLTKQLLTFSEGGEPVAEAIDTAALLKEVCALALSGSNVKCKVGVEPGLLPILGDGGQVAQALSNVLINAREAMPGGGVVMIEAANLTAGPGAQALLPEGRYVKLSFRDRGGGIPKDALPRVFNPYFSTKGEGRGLGLAVSHSIVTRHGGRIAIESSVGAGTEVTITLPAADGAPEVKGAPEMFPAAERRRILWMDDEEMILDMGGEMLTVLGYEVRTAPDGAEAVRIYEDSRRSGAPFDAVILDLMVQGGTGGRETIEMLRAIDPEVRAIVCSGYCNDPVMSRHAEYGFAAALPKPFRMEELSKVIHETVERRAG, encoded by the coding sequence GTGGTCATCTTCGCGATAGACCTTGTCACGCCACTCGGTCTGGGCGTGAGCATGCTCTACATCGCGCCGGTGCTGATCGTGTCGCGCCTGGGCCGCCTGAGGCCTCTCCTGGCGGTCTGCGTCCTCTCGTCCTCCATGGTGATCACCGCATTCTTCTTCAAGTCCGCGACCTTTCCGAACGCCGTCCTCATCGCCGAGGTCAACCGGGCGGTCATACTGGGCGCGATCTGGGTCACCGCCGAGCTCTCGTACACGGCCGAGCGGGCGTCGGCGCGGCTGCTCGAGACGAAGAGCGAGCTCCTCCGGACCAGCGAGGATCTGCGCGGCCGGGTGGAGGTGCGGAGCCGCAAGCTGAGGGAGGTGGTGGCCCAGCTGACCCAGGCCAAGGCGGAGCTGGAGCAGAGGGTGGCGGAGCGGACGGCAGACCTGACCAATGCCAACGCGGCCCTCTCGGAGCAGAGGGAGCGGCTGGCCATAACCCTGGCGAGCATGGGCGACGGGGTCATCGCCACCGACGACGCCAAACGGGTCACGTTGATGAACGGCGTGGCGGAATCGTTGACCGGATGGAAGGCCGAGGAAGCGATGGGCGTGGACATCGCCGAGGTCCTCGTATTGGTGGACTCCCGGCGGCGGGATAAGGTCGCCAACCCGATGGTCGAAGTCCTGGCGTCGGGCCAGAACGTGGAGCTGGCCAGCGACGTTCTCCTGCTGGCGCGCGACGGGAGGGAGGTGCCGATCGCGGACAGCGCCGCTCCTGTAAGGGACGGCGGCGGTGCGGTCGTGGGCACGGTGTTCGTGTTCCGCGACATGACGCAGCAGCTGAGGAGAAATGAGGAGATGGAGCGCGCCAGCCGGCTCGATTCCATCGGGCTGCTGGCGGGAGGGATCGCGCACGACTTCAACAACCTGCTCACAGTCATCGAGGGCAACCTGGCCCTGTCCCGGCTCGCCGGGCATCCCGCGAGGGCCCAGGAGAGGATATCCGAGGCGGAGAGGGCGGCCGAGCGTGCGAGGAGCCTGACGAAGCAGCTGCTGACCTTCTCCGAGGGCGGGGAGCCGGTCGCGGAGGCCATCGACACGGCCGCCCTTCTAAAGGAGGTCTGCGCCCTCGCCCTCTCGGGCTCCAATGTTAAGTGCAAGGTCGGAGTCGAACCGGGCCTGTTGCCGATCCTGGGCGACGGGGGACAGGTGGCGCAGGCGCTGAGCAACGTGCTCATCAACGCCAGGGAGGCGATGCCCGGGGGCGGCGTGGTCATGATCGAGGCCGCGAACCTCACCGCCGGTCCGGGAGCGCAGGCCCTCCTGCCCGAGGGGCGGTACGTCAAGCTGTCGTTCAGGGACCGGGGCGGGGGCATACCCAAGGACGCCCTGCCGCGGGTCTTCAACCCCTACTTCAGCACCAAGGGCGAGGGGCGGGGGCTGGGGCTGGCGGTCAGCCACTCCATCGTCACCCGGCACGGGGGGCGCATCGCCATCGAATCGTCGGTGGGCGCGGGCACGGAGGTCACGATCACCCTCCCGGCCGCGGACGGGGCGCCCGAGGTCAAGGGGGCGCCGGAGATGTTCCCCGCCGCGGAGAGGCGCCGGATCCTCTGGATGGACGACGAGGAGATGATCCTGGACATGGGCGGGGAGATGCTCACGGTCCTGGGGTACGAGGTGCGGACCGCCCCCGACGGCGCCGAGGCCGTGAGGATCTATGAGGACTCGAGGCGCTCGGGCGCGCCCTTCGACGCGGTGATCCTCGACCTGATGGTGCAGGGCGGGACGGGGGGCAGGGAGACCATCGAGATGTTGCGCGCCATCGACCCGGAGGTGAGGGCGATCGTCTGCAGCGGCTACTGCAACGACCCGGTGATGTCCCGGCACGCGGAGTACGGGTTCGCCGCCGCGCTGCCCAAGCCGTTCCGGATGGAGGAACTCTCCAAGGTCATCCACGAGACCGTCGAGCGGCGGGCAGGCTGA
- a CDS encoding CBS domain-containing protein → MMGESVETMKRREVLRSQIDAFKVDDLVEEKFESVDPEMGLSDVVAKMRAKGLHEMPVTEGKKLVGVISFSSIIRRKNLVLGMKVGSAMDMPPPVTLTAPITLVAEQFISTGYRQMPVMKNKNIAGVVTRAGMIALIPKIKDIRNMKVLDVMSTNVQTVREDDPVKRAVEIMRKLDIQTLPVVDMDDRLSGIIGIKDIVNYSWNGGPRRQTKGEIVGENDPVEVKVGSVAVDAVVSIAPGKSLGDAVNVMLERNVSTLPVLEKDTLVGIITMYDLIELFASFGKRDYVYTQITGLEAEDRFSLEVMEREIQNGLAKTAKVTKPMLFTMHVTKYHVTGNAAKYSLNARLITEHGTFIGSAVDWNLAKATVDLMDRLGARVMDKKEERISKRKRNRRET, encoded by the coding sequence ATGATGGGCGAGAGCGTCGAAACGATGAAGAGGAGAGAGGTCCTGCGTTCCCAGATCGATGCCTTCAAGGTCGACGACCTGGTGGAGGAGAAGTTCGAGAGCGTGGACCCGGAGATGGGACTGAGCGACGTGGTGGCGAAGATGCGGGCCAAGGGCCTGCACGAGATGCCGGTCACCGAGGGCAAGAAGCTCGTGGGCGTGATCAGCTTTAGCTCCATAATCCGCCGCAAGAACCTGGTGTTGGGCATGAAGGTCGGGTCGGCCATGGACATGCCTCCGCCGGTCACCCTGACCGCCCCCATCACCTTGGTAGCAGAACAGTTCATCTCCACCGGCTACCGACAGATGCCGGTGATGAAGAACAAGAACATCGCTGGCGTGGTCACCCGGGCGGGAATGATCGCCCTCATCCCCAAGATCAAGGACATCCGCAACATGAAGGTGCTGGATGTCATGTCCACCAACGTCCAGACGGTGCGCGAGGACGACCCCGTGAAGAGGGCGGTGGAGATAATGCGCAAACTGGACATCCAGACCCTGCCGGTGGTCGACATGGACGACCGATTGAGCGGCATCATCGGGATCAAGGACATCGTCAACTACTCCTGGAACGGCGGTCCCCGTCGACAGACCAAGGGCGAGATCGTGGGAGAGAACGATCCGGTGGAGGTCAAGGTCGGGTCCGTGGCGGTCGACGCGGTCGTCAGCATCGCGCCCGGGAAGTCGCTCGGGGACGCGGTGAACGTCATGCTGGAGCGCAACGTCTCCACCCTGCCGGTGTTGGAGAAGGACACTTTGGTGGGCATAATCACCATGTACGACCTCATCGAGCTGTTCGCCTCCTTCGGCAAACGGGACTATGTTTACACCCAGATCACCGGGTTGGAGGCGGAGGACCGTTTCTCCTTGGAGGTCATGGAGAGAGAGATCCAGAACGGGCTGGCCAAGACGGCCAAGGTGACCAAGCCTATGCTGTTCACCATGCACGTCACCAAGTACCACGTCACCGGCAACGCGGCCAAGTACAGCCTGAACGCCCGGTTGATCACCGAGCATGGAACGTTCATCGGCAGTGCGGTGGACTGGAACCTGGCCAAGGCCACGGTGGACCTCATGGACCGGCTGGGCGCCCGGGTGATGGACAAGAAGGAGGAGCGCATCTCCAAGAGGAAGAGAAACCGCCGGGAGACTTGA
- a CDS encoding site-specific integrase: MKRYVKARNEKLAVEYLTNVEALFPAIQDIQKRGDGYFACNSLTKLRARVTEDSGIIFDLRACRRTFGQENVNMGVPLDAVSRMMGHSSTKTTEKYYCRKTNDSAILEAQKIYANASKPQEIARCQEPNYTPSEKKSWLPGYC, from the coding sequence TTGAAGAGGTACGTCAAGGCAAGGAACGAAAAGTTGGCTGTTGAGTACTTGACCAACGTTGAAGCATTATTTCCCGCGATCCAGGACATTCAGAAACGCGGGGATGGCTACTTCGCATGCAACAGCCTGACCAAACTGAGGGCGAGGGTTACCGAGGATTCGGGCATCATCTTCGACTTGAGGGCGTGTCGCCGTACCTTCGGACAAGAGAATGTCAATATGGGCGTACCTTTGGACGCGGTATCTCGTATGATGGGGCATTCTAGCACTAAGACCACTGAGAAGTACTACTGTCGGAAAACGAACGACTCGGCGATCCTTGAGGCTCAAAAAATATATGCAAATGCAAGCAAGCCCCAAGAGATAGCCAGATGTCAGGAGCCGAATTATACCCCTTCTGAGAAAAAATCTTGGTTGCCTGGATATTGCTGA
- a CDS encoding phage/plasmid primase, P4 family: MVILRDRDFNGEIFNIPELKENLYFPDPRTVAREDRKAKLEVNPKGVANVILDRYRMVTLIDSGEMFCYEDGAYVRGAEALVQNACEMMLGEGASNHIVKEVLGHVQRSTPFDRALALDGTKHLCLSNGILDVLSGEWRDHTPDDVFFMHMPVTYNPQATCPRIDGFISQVFAEPDRELAYEMIAYTLVPGYPIQKAFALVGSGNNGKSTFLGLVRAFLGAGNISTNSLQDLDENRFSASALYRKKANICADLSSRELHRTAMFKALTGGDRVRAEFKHVDAFEFENSAKLFFSMNQVPLSVDDTEAFYRRWILIDFPFRFEGSNLNLNKLAEITTGPEFSGLLNKCLELIPKILERKGFTNMETTDAVRQKYVRMSDSVYCFAEEQLEALPGAWVSKRELYARYLEWCRSTRVPAVKERKFKARLLENIPSVAEGRQRDEEGHKVHVWEDVRLKGADEIAEDEKARQSEMGDFP; the protein is encoded by the coding sequence ATGGTCATCCTGAGAGACCGCGACTTCAATGGCGAGATCTTCAACATCCCCGAGCTCAAGGAGAACCTGTACTTCCCGGATCCGAGGACCGTCGCAAGGGAGGACAGGAAGGCGAAGCTCGAGGTCAACCCCAAGGGCGTCGCCAACGTGATCCTCGACCGGTACCGCATGGTCACGCTGATCGACTCCGGCGAGATGTTCTGCTACGAGGATGGCGCCTACGTTCGCGGCGCGGAGGCCCTGGTGCAGAACGCCTGCGAGATGATGCTCGGTGAGGGCGCCTCCAACCATATCGTAAAAGAGGTCCTCGGGCATGTGCAGCGGTCGACGCCGTTCGACCGGGCGCTCGCCCTCGATGGCACGAAGCATCTCTGCCTCTCCAACGGGATCCTCGACGTCCTGAGCGGGGAATGGCGCGACCATACTCCGGACGACGTTTTCTTCATGCACATGCCAGTGACCTACAATCCCCAGGCGACGTGCCCGAGGATCGACGGGTTCATCTCCCAGGTCTTCGCCGAACCCGACCGCGAGCTCGCCTACGAGATGATCGCCTACACCCTCGTGCCCGGTTACCCAATCCAGAAGGCCTTCGCCTTAGTCGGATCCGGGAACAACGGCAAGAGCACCTTCCTTGGCCTTGTCCGGGCCTTCCTCGGCGCGGGGAACATCTCGACCAACTCGCTGCAGGACCTCGACGAGAACCGCTTCTCAGCCTCCGCCCTCTACCGGAAGAAGGCGAACATCTGCGCCGACCTCAGCAGCCGAGAGCTGCACAGGACAGCGATGTTCAAGGCCCTCACCGGCGGCGACCGCGTCCGTGCCGAGTTCAAGCACGTCGACGCCTTCGAGTTCGAGAACTCGGCGAAGCTCTTCTTCTCGATGAACCAGGTCCCGCTGAGCGTCGACGACACCGAGGCGTTCTACCGGCGGTGGATCCTCATCGACTTCCCGTTCAGGTTCGAAGGGAGCAACCTGAACCTGAACAAGCTCGCGGAGATTACCACTGGCCCCGAGTTCTCCGGCCTGCTGAACAAGTGCCTGGAGCTCATCCCCAAGATCCTAGAGCGCAAGGGCTTCACCAACATGGAGACGACGGACGCGGTCAGGCAGAAGTACGTCCGCATGTCCGATTCGGTCTACTGCTTCGCTGAGGAGCAGCTAGAGGCCCTCCCCGGGGCGTGGGTATCGAAGCGCGAGCTCTACGCCCGATACCTTGAGTGGTGCCGCTCAACGCGCGTCCCGGCCGTCAAGGAGCGCAAGTTCAAGGCCCGCCTGCTTGAGAACATCCCCTCCGTCGCGGAGGGGCGGCAGAGGGACGAGGAGGGGCACAAGGTGCACGTTTGGGAGGATGTCCGCCTCAAGGGGGCCGACGAGATCGCGGAGGACGAGAAGGCGCGACAGTCCGAGATGGGGGACTTCCCATGA
- a CDS encoding UPF0175 family protein has product MTYIVGSGTIASNYIEQLNDEDKVLLFAIGALGEPLRSKVKLQKLLFLVSNVFEDLGQLLDYEPHLLGPYSETVESVLEELVSAGLVSRSGSAYNLTVNGRELFHQLKPRKELVGTIEDFKQFINDLPDEEIMTFVYACYPKYIAESTKWDELKRSRKDYAADLLRKGKISIAKAAQIADMDQDSFAALIEKKGICWRSQ; this is encoded by the coding sequence ATGACCTATATTGTCGGGAGTGGTACGATAGCGAGCAATTACATTGAGCAACTGAACGACGAGGATAAGGTTTTGCTCTTCGCCATCGGGGCTCTCGGCGAGCCCCTGAGGAGCAAGGTGAAGCTGCAGAAGCTCCTTTTCCTGGTTTCAAACGTGTTCGAAGATCTTGGCCAGCTGCTGGACTATGAACCGCATCTCCTAGGCCCCTACAGCGAAACTGTGGAGAGCGTCCTGGAAGAGCTGGTTTCGGCGGGTCTCGTCTCGCGAAGCGGCTCGGCGTACAATCTCACTGTGAATGGGCGGGAACTGTTCCACCAGTTGAAGCCAAGAAAAGAGCTCGTGGGGACGATCGAGGACTTCAAGCAGTTCATCAATGACCTCCCCGACGAAGAGATCATGACCTTCGTCTATGCCTGCTATCCAAAGTACATCGCGGAGTCCACGAAGTGGGACGAACTGAAACGTAGCCGGAAGGACTACGCCGCGGACCTTCTCCGGAAAGGCAAGATCAGTATCGCGAAGGCGGCGCAGATCGCTGACATGGATCAAGACAGTTTCGCCGCCCTCATCGAGAAGAAGGGGATCTGCTGGCGGTCTCAATAA
- a CDS encoding valine--tRNA ligase, producing the protein MSYDHVISEKKWQLKWKEWKIHHFDPSSDKPVYSVDNPPRYTSGSLHLGHATGYSLIDFAARYHRQRGFNVFFPLCFDVNGTPTEVKVEKKYGITKLSIPRQEYIKLCSEFAQSFITEMTRQFEVLGTCMDPTIYYQTDAPSYRRITQITFLRMLDRGLVYKGTAPVNWCPRCITALADAEVEHDDNVTKLNYIRFGRKDGEGVFIATTRPELLSTCQLVAVHPDDLRFKDLVGRMLTVPIYGREVKVVADDKVDPDFGTGVVMICTIGDKGDLDWVRQYNLALEQAIDEQGYMTEHTGQYTGLKVKEARARVIEDLKALGLVLKQEDLEQNVSICWRCHEPIEYLSRPQWFLKTLDFKQDVLRLADELHWYPEFMKVRLQDWVNSLGWDWVISRQRYFATPIPVWECEKCGQVIPAREEDCYIDPTVSKPPVESCPKCGGELKPCQDVFDTWMDSSISPLYNTFWMRDEKRFQKLYPMSLRPQSHDIIRTWAFYTILREHLITGLRPWNDIMIHGFIMAPDGTPMHTSSNNVIDPMPILESFGADALRYFACTCALGEDNAFREKDVLHGKKLCTKLYNMGKFVGTVVKHKPYMRDDLKATDKWMLSRFSKTLKQVSIYYDNYQFDKVMREVEQFAWHEFADHYIELVKHRTQDLKDEAVRYTLYTVCLGIMKMLAPLLPHVTEEVYQENFVRMDRAKSIHVSKWPIPVFYDDTSERKGVLAKDIVAAIRNWKAERGLPLNATLASVEIIGANEELMADVSNDILQTVKAQSIKLASKADLEERVLGVKPVLAKIGPTFKAQAKEVTEALKQLRPNDIVELMETGSMLIPLSDGTSAKVTSDFVQLLKQLTLHGQAVETVQLGEMLIAISK; encoded by the coding sequence ATGTCCTATGACCACGTGATCTCGGAGAAGAAGTGGCAGTTGAAGTGGAAGGAATGGAAGATTCACCACTTCGATCCGAGTTCGGACAAGCCGGTCTATAGCGTTGATAATCCCCCTCGCTACACCTCCGGCTCCCTGCACCTCGGCCATGCCACTGGCTATTCGCTCATCGATTTCGCCGCCCGCTATCATAGGCAAAGAGGATTCAACGTCTTCTTCCCCCTGTGCTTCGATGTGAACGGCACGCCGACGGAGGTCAAGGTGGAGAAGAAGTACGGCATCACCAAGCTCTCCATCCCCCGGCAGGAGTACATCAAGCTGTGCTCGGAGTTCGCTCAGTCGTTCATCACCGAGATGACGAGGCAGTTCGAGGTCCTGGGCACCTGCATGGACCCTACCATCTACTATCAGACGGACGCTCCCTCCTACCGTCGCATCACACAGATAACCTTCCTGCGCATGCTTGACAGAGGGTTGGTCTACAAAGGCACCGCGCCGGTCAACTGGTGCCCCCGCTGCATCACTGCATTGGCGGATGCGGAAGTGGAGCACGATGACAACGTCACCAAGCTCAACTACATCCGCTTCGGACGGAAGGACGGAGAGGGAGTGTTCATCGCCACCACTCGGCCTGAGCTGCTGAGCACATGCCAGCTGGTGGCCGTTCATCCGGATGATCTCAGGTTCAAAGACCTTGTCGGCCGCATGCTCACAGTGCCGATCTATGGCCGAGAGGTCAAGGTGGTCGCAGACGACAAGGTGGACCCAGACTTCGGCACCGGGGTGGTGATGATCTGCACCATCGGTGACAAAGGGGACCTGGATTGGGTGCGCCAATACAACCTCGCTCTGGAGCAGGCGATCGATGAGCAAGGTTACATGACCGAGCATACCGGCCAGTACACGGGGTTAAAGGTGAAGGAGGCAAGGGCGAGGGTCATCGAGGACCTGAAGGCACTCGGACTGGTCCTCAAGCAGGAAGACCTCGAGCAGAACGTCTCCATCTGCTGGCGCTGCCATGAACCCATCGAATACCTATCCCGCCCGCAATGGTTCTTGAAGACCCTGGATTTCAAGCAGGACGTGCTGCGCCTGGCCGACGAGCTGCACTGGTACCCGGAGTTCATGAAGGTCCGCCTGCAGGATTGGGTCAACTCGCTAGGATGGGACTGGGTCATTTCCAGGCAGCGGTACTTCGCCACGCCCATCCCCGTCTGGGAATGCGAGAAATGTGGTCAGGTCATACCTGCAAGGGAAGAGGATTGCTATATCGATCCCACCGTTTCCAAGCCGCCGGTGGAGAGCTGCCCGAAATGCGGCGGAGAGTTGAAGCCGTGCCAGGATGTCTTCGACACCTGGATGGATTCCTCCATCTCTCCTTTGTACAACACCTTCTGGATGCGCGATGAGAAGAGATTCCAGAAGCTCTATCCCATGTCGCTCAGGCCGCAATCCCACGACATCATTCGCACTTGGGCGTTCTACACCATACTACGGGAGCATCTCATCACCGGGCTGAGGCCCTGGAACGACATCATGATCCATGGCTTCATCATGGCGCCGGACGGCACGCCCATGCACACCTCGTCGAACAACGTCATCGACCCCATGCCCATCCTGGAGAGCTTCGGGGCGGACGCCCTGCGCTATTTTGCGTGCACATGCGCTCTGGGCGAGGACAACGCCTTCCGGGAGAAGGATGTCTTGCATGGAAAGAAACTCTGCACCAAGCTCTACAACATGGGCAAGTTCGTGGGAACGGTGGTCAAGCACAAGCCTTACATGCGCGACGACCTCAAGGCCACGGACAAATGGATGCTCAGCCGCTTCTCCAAGACGCTGAAGCAGGTCTCGATCTATTACGACAACTACCAGTTCGACAAGGTCATGCGAGAGGTGGAGCAGTTCGCCTGGCATGAGTTCGCTGACCACTACATCGAGCTGGTGAAGCATCGCACGCAAGACCTGAAGGACGAAGCGGTGCGCTACACCCTCTACACCGTCTGCCTGGGCATCATGAAGATGCTGGCGCCCCTGCTGCCGCATGTGACGGAGGAGGTATACCAGGAGAACTTCGTCCGCATGGACCGGGCGAAGAGCATCCATGTGAGCAAGTGGCCCATCCCGGTGTTCTACGACGACACCTCGGAGAGGAAGGGCGTCCTGGCCAAGGACATCGTAGCGGCGATCCGCAATTGGAAGGCGGAGCGCGGGCTGCCTCTGAATGCGACTCTCGCCTCAGTAGAGATCATCGGCGCCAACGAGGAGCTCATGGCCGATGTGAGCAACGACATCCTTCAGACGGTGAAGGCACAGTCCATCAAGCTCGCCAGCAAAGCGGACCTGGAGGAGAGGGTGCTGGGCGTGAAACCGGTGCTGGCCAAGATCGGGCCGACCTTCAAGGCGCAGGCGAAAGAGGTCACGGAGGCGCTCAAGCAGTTGCGCCCAAACGACATAGTCGAGCTGATGGAGACCGGTTCTATGCTGATACCTCTCTCCGATGGAACGAGCGCCAAGGTCACCTCCGATTTCGTGCAGCTCCTGAAGCAGCTCACGTTGCACGGACAGGCGGTGGAGACCGTTCAGCTCGGCGAGATGCTCATCGCCATCTCCAAATAG